Genomic DNA from candidate division WOR-3 bacterium:
TATAGCCATTTTAAAGCTTCCTTATTAGAAAAGTTATAATACCAAAAACTTCAAACTCAATGTTTTCTTTTATTTCTTCCTTTATACTTTTTGAAATAAAAAATTTTTTACCTTTTTCTTTTATAATTCTTCCTATTACAAAATCACCTTTAAATTCTGCCACAATTAATCTATTTTCAAATTTTTCAATTGATGCATCCACAACAATTATATCACCCTTTTTAATACCCTCCCTTTCAAAATCTTCTTCTACTCTCATAAAGAAAG
This window encodes:
- a CDS encoding S24 family peptidase is translated as MEKLKVIYTGFPSPARDYEEKPLDLNKFIVSNPFSTFFMRVEEDFEREGIKKGDIIVVDASIEKFENRLIVAEFKGDFVIGRIIKEKGKKFFISKSIKEEIKENIEFEVFGIITFLIRKL